The following coding sequences lie in one Alicyclobacillus curvatus genomic window:
- a CDS encoding Gfo/Idh/MocA family oxidoreductase, which produces MANGEKVRVGIIGCGGIAQGKHLPSLQRLPEVELVAFTDFVEDRAREVASKFGAEGAKVYATYEALLEDKSIDVVHVLTPNKSHAEVSIAALEAGKHVMCEKPMATNSTDAKKMVETARRVGKKLTIGYDNRFRKDSWHLHKMCQAGELGDIYFAKAHALRRRAVPTWGVFLDKELQGGGPLIDIGTHALDLTLWMMDNYKPKSVVGNVYYKLGQQRNAANAWGPWDPEKFQVEDSAFGFITMENGATIVLESSWALNIVQTGEAKTTLCGTKGGADMQDGLRINGEHQGRLFTTDVNLEKGGGDYYDGTGELTGAKLEAKLWIDAILNDTEPVVTGEQALVVTQILEAIYQSAEQGKAIYF; this is translated from the coding sequence ATGGCAAACGGAGAGAAAGTTCGCGTTGGGATTATTGGCTGCGGTGGCATCGCACAAGGCAAACACTTGCCAAGCTTGCAGCGCCTGCCTGAAGTCGAATTGGTTGCGTTTACGGACTTTGTGGAAGACAGGGCACGTGAGGTCGCGAGCAAGTTTGGAGCGGAAGGTGCGAAGGTCTATGCCACATACGAGGCCCTGCTGGAAGACAAAAGTATCGACGTGGTTCACGTCCTTACACCGAACAAATCTCACGCAGAGGTCAGTATTGCTGCACTCGAAGCAGGCAAACACGTGATGTGTGAGAAACCAATGGCCACGAACTCTACCGACGCTAAGAAGATGGTCGAAACTGCACGTCGTGTCGGGAAGAAATTGACCATTGGCTATGATAACCGTTTCCGCAAAGACAGTTGGCACTTACATAAGATGTGCCAGGCAGGCGAACTTGGGGACATCTACTTTGCCAAGGCTCATGCACTCCGTCGCCGTGCGGTACCAACCTGGGGTGTGTTTCTGGACAAGGAATTGCAAGGCGGCGGTCCTCTGATTGACATCGGAACGCATGCACTCGATTTGACCTTATGGATGATGGATAACTACAAGCCGAAGTCCGTTGTTGGCAATGTATATTACAAGCTCGGACAGCAGAGAAACGCTGCAAATGCTTGGGGGCCGTGGGACCCCGAGAAATTCCAGGTCGAAGACTCCGCATTTGGCTTCATCACAATGGAGAACGGCGCGACAATTGTCCTCGAATCAAGTTGGGCCTTGAATATCGTCCAAACTGGCGAAGCCAAGACGACCCTTTGCGGAACAAAGGGTGGTGCAGATATGCAAGACGGTTTGCGTATCAATGGCGAGCATCAGGGGAGACTCTTTACAACAGACGTCAACCTCGAGAAGGGTGGCGGCGACTATTACGATGGTACGGGCGAACTAACTGGAGCCAAGCTGGAGGCAAAACTCTGGATAGATGCCATTTTGAACGATACCGAACCAGTCGTCACAGGCGAGCAGGCACTTGTGGTTACACAAATTCTTGAGGCCATTTATCAGTCTGCTGAACAGGGAAAGGCAATATACTTCTAA
- a CDS encoding ABC transporter permease, with protein MRRVLQAIPVLFGISLLLFFMMHAIPGGPLAMYEHQPGMTKELLAQLKANFGLNQPLWVQYWKWLAGALQGNFGYSYAYGEPALTMVIQRLPATLELMISSYVIAVIISFVIGVVSATKQYSFTDYTLTIFSYFGVAMPTFWIGLMVLVIFAADLHWFPAGGISSTVSGFSLTDRVWHAVLPVSILAIYQIAHESRYVRASMVDSLHEDYVRTARAKGLKNRVVTWKHALRNALLPVTTVMIMDGAYLFGGALITESIFSWPGMGRLFAQAISQDDYPVIMCEISLLSVIIIFANIISDVLYAYMDPRVRYD; from the coding sequence GTGAGACGTGTCTTACAAGCGATTCCTGTGCTGTTTGGCATCTCGTTGTTGCTCTTTTTCATGATGCACGCCATTCCAGGTGGTCCTTTGGCGATGTATGAGCATCAACCTGGAATGACCAAGGAATTGCTCGCCCAGCTGAAGGCCAACTTTGGCTTAAACCAGCCCTTGTGGGTGCAGTATTGGAAGTGGCTTGCAGGTGCGCTGCAGGGGAACTTCGGATACTCATACGCGTATGGCGAACCAGCGCTGACGATGGTGATTCAACGTCTACCTGCGACACTCGAACTGATGATCTCCTCCTACGTCATTGCAGTCATCATCTCGTTCGTGATTGGCGTTGTCAGTGCGACCAAGCAGTACTCGTTTACTGACTATACACTCACGATTTTCAGCTACTTTGGTGTGGCGATGCCGACGTTTTGGATTGGTTTGATGGTGTTGGTCATCTTTGCAGCGGATTTGCACTGGTTCCCAGCAGGCGGGATTTCCTCCACGGTTTCCGGATTCTCGCTGACCGACCGAGTGTGGCACGCTGTGTTGCCAGTCAGCATTCTTGCAATCTATCAAATTGCTCATGAGAGTCGTTACGTACGTGCATCGATGGTTGATTCGCTCCATGAAGATTACGTTCGTACGGCGAGAGCGAAAGGCCTCAAAAATCGGGTCGTGACGTGGAAGCACGCGCTTCGTAATGCACTCCTTCCGGTCACAACGGTCATGATTATGGATGGTGCGTATCTGTTTGGCGGGGCACTCATTACGGAGTCAATATTCTCCTGGCCAGGTATGGGACGACTCTTTGCACAAGCCATTTCACAGGACGATTACCCGGTCATTATGTGTGAAATCTCTCTGCTGTCCGTCATTATCATTTTCGCGAACATCATATCCGACGTTCTCTACGCGTATATGGACCCGCGGGTGCGTTACGACTAA
- a CDS encoding ABC transporter permease codes for MALATEPGASSVVSQGRPKQPGVIKRIFRKKITIIAVGFLIIVALAAIFAPIVAPYKLNSPDLNAMLAPPSSAHLMGTDDVGIDLFTEVLYGGRVSLAVGLISAVVAVVIGGLIGSLAGFFGGWIDEVLMRLTDVGLSVPSLFIILGLTAVLGASPVTIVEVISLTSWMYPARLIRSRILQLRNADYVMAARMIGAGSTRMIFVHIIPNAVSPLIVNATLLVGQAIVLESVMSFLGAGIQPPHISWGFLLNQAQSYVTNAPWLAVFPGLMIFLVVLSFNVFGDAIRDALDARNN; via the coding sequence TTGGCACTCGCAACGGAACCCGGAGCTTCATCAGTAGTCTCACAGGGTCGACCCAAACAACCCGGTGTGATAAAGCGTATTTTTCGTAAAAAGATCACCATTATAGCCGTTGGATTCTTGATCATTGTCGCGCTCGCCGCAATTTTTGCGCCGATTGTCGCGCCATACAAGTTGAATTCCCCGGACTTGAACGCCATGCTCGCTCCACCGAGTTCTGCGCACTTGATGGGGACAGACGACGTCGGTATCGACTTGTTTACAGAGGTCCTTTACGGTGGGCGTGTCTCATTGGCTGTGGGTCTAATCTCTGCTGTTGTGGCAGTCGTAATTGGTGGTCTCATCGGATCACTCGCGGGATTTTTCGGCGGCTGGATAGATGAAGTTCTGATGCGACTCACCGATGTTGGATTGTCAGTACCGTCGCTGTTCATCATCTTGGGCCTGACAGCTGTTCTTGGTGCATCGCCAGTGACCATCGTGGAGGTCATCAGTCTTACCTCCTGGATGTACCCGGCCCGACTGATACGCAGTAGAATTCTACAGTTACGCAACGCCGACTACGTGATGGCTGCAAGAATGATTGGTGCTGGTTCCACACGTATGATTTTCGTACACATTATTCCGAACGCCGTCTCACCGCTCATTGTCAACGCCACGCTGCTTGTCGGTCAGGCGATTGTCCTTGAGTCCGTGATGAGCTTCCTTGGTGCCGGCATTCAACCGCCGCACATCTCCTGGGGGTTCTTGCTCAACCAGGCTCAGTCTTATGTGACGAATGCTCCCTGGCTGGCCGTTTTCCCGGGCCTGATGATTTTTCTGGTTGTTTTGTCCTTTAACGTGTTCGGTGATGCCATTCGCGACGCCCTGGATGCACGGAACAATTAA
- a CDS encoding peptide ABC transporter substrate-binding protein, with product MRKNQSSMSTESKMSKAQRRGWTFVAGLSAVLTVAVVGCGTTGGAAPANGGGNTSNTSGSSSNATASTGNSNGTIIDGLFEEPGNLNPILGPNMTFSEIVDAALYRNLFMVDPTNKLIPQMASEVPTIANGGISKDGLTYDIHLNPNAKWSNGDPFTSKDVEVTYKLLTSSDVNAVSRLGWDDVQSFEVVSPTEFKVHLKKPDPGFVNDALANPMPGILPASVFGSMNPKDVNTATFNHAPTVTNGPYKFVNWVPGASITVTTNPYWIGPKPKTQTIQFKIIPDQNTLLTNVKAHAINVWYFDPITDVPQLQAISGANVHLTPQPAFEMGLLNQRNPILQDVRVRQALELAINRQAIVQQVYKGNAVLLGADQSKMSWTSNPNIQPYPYDPAQAKKLLAQAGWTMGSNGYLQKNGQTLALTYSSTAGNSVREATERLIQYWFKQIGVKLTIKNAPANVFFGTMLPSGKGWDIAEYESLDSSNPTSATAQDFTPSGSSDYGNFNNPTVNSLMKQVQVTVDQTKAQQMMGQVEQILHDQLPALWYFAPDEVDTSVGITGYQPNPWSVDTWNVYDWQLSK from the coding sequence GTGAGAAAAAATCAATCAAGTATGAGTACAGAGAGCAAGATGAGTAAGGCCCAGCGTCGTGGCTGGACGTTTGTCGCCGGATTGTCGGCCGTTCTGACCGTTGCCGTAGTGGGTTGTGGGACCACAGGTGGCGCAGCGCCGGCCAACGGTGGTGGCAACACCAGCAACACGTCAGGCAGTTCAAGCAATGCTACCGCTTCTACGGGAAATTCTAATGGCACGATTATTGATGGTCTGTTCGAGGAACCAGGAAACCTCAACCCAATTCTCGGACCAAACATGACGTTCTCAGAAATCGTTGATGCTGCACTATATCGGAATCTGTTTATGGTCGATCCGACGAACAAGCTGATTCCCCAGATGGCGTCTGAAGTGCCGACCATCGCCAATGGTGGTATCTCCAAGGACGGCTTGACCTACGATATTCACCTCAATCCGAATGCAAAATGGTCAAATGGCGATCCGTTTACTTCAAAGGACGTCGAAGTAACCTATAAGCTTCTGACCAGTTCTGATGTGAATGCTGTTTCAAGGCTGGGATGGGATGATGTACAGAGTTTCGAAGTTGTCAGTCCCACAGAGTTCAAAGTGCATTTGAAGAAGCCTGACCCTGGCTTCGTGAATGATGCGCTCGCAAATCCGATGCCAGGCATTCTGCCAGCTAGTGTGTTTGGCAGCATGAATCCGAAGGATGTCAACACCGCGACGTTTAACCATGCTCCGACGGTGACCAATGGACCATACAAGTTTGTCAACTGGGTGCCTGGCGCCTCAATCACGGTAACCACCAACCCATACTGGATTGGTCCGAAGCCGAAGACGCAGACCATTCAGTTTAAGATTATCCCTGACCAAAACACGTTGCTCACCAACGTAAAGGCACATGCCATCAACGTCTGGTATTTTGATCCGATTACGGACGTCCCGCAGTTGCAGGCGATTTCAGGAGCGAATGTCCATTTGACTCCGCAGCCTGCTTTTGAAATGGGTCTTCTTAACCAGCGTAACCCGATACTGCAAGACGTCCGCGTCAGACAAGCTCTTGAATTAGCGATTAACCGCCAGGCCATTGTGCAGCAGGTGTACAAAGGCAATGCTGTGTTGCTCGGTGCTGACCAGTCCAAGATGTCGTGGACCAGCAACCCGAACATTCAGCCATATCCGTACGACCCAGCTCAGGCGAAGAAACTCCTTGCTCAAGCAGGATGGACCATGGGTTCAAATGGGTATTTGCAGAAAAATGGACAAACGCTGGCACTGACGTATAGCTCCACTGCTGGCAACTCCGTACGTGAAGCCACAGAGCGTCTCATCCAGTACTGGTTCAAGCAAATTGGCGTGAAATTGACCATTAAGAACGCGCCGGCCAACGTCTTCTTTGGAACCATGCTTCCATCTGGCAAGGGATGGGACATTGCGGAATACGAATCGCTGGACAGCTCCAACCCGACTTCAGCCACAGCGCAGGACTTCACGCCGTCAGGGTCGTCTGACTACGGGAACTTCAACAACCCGACGGTCAACAGCCTGATGAAACAGGTGCAAGTGACAGTGGATCAGACCAAGGCTCAACAGATGATGGGTCAGGTGGAGCAAATCCTACACGATCAACTCCCGGCCCTCTGGTACTTCGCCCCGGATGAGGTCGACACGTCTGTTGGCATCACCGGTTATCAGCCGAACCCGTGGAGTGTCGATACCTGGAACGTCTATGATTGGCAGCTCAGCAAATAA
- a CDS encoding amidohydrolase: MSIELQHLHTLVEQVSEEVIDWRRYLHQNPELSFEEENTSQFVFDTLSSFGGLEISRPTKTSVMARLKGAHPGAVLAIRADMDALPITEENTFEFASSEPGKMHACGHDGHTAMLLGTAKILSQMSDSIHGEVRFIFQHAEELFPGGAQQMVDAGVMEGVDEVIGIHLISLIPVGKVVVKSGPFMAAPDTFHITIRGKGGHAAQPNQCVDPLVIGAQVVVNLQHIVSRNVDPLDPLVVSVTQFHAGTATNIIPDTVELAGTVRSFKAELRVEVPQLMERIVKGVTEAHDATYEFSYQRGYRPVINDESVTEKVRKALVEIFGEETVVEGKPVMGAEDFSAYQSVVPGTFFNVGAGNVDKGITYPHHHPKFTVDEDALPVGVESFVGIVLKTMGESV; encoded by the coding sequence ATGTCCATCGAACTTCAGCATCTTCACACACTCGTCGAACAGGTCAGTGAGGAGGTCATCGATTGGCGCCGGTACCTTCATCAGAACCCCGAGCTGTCGTTTGAGGAAGAGAACACGTCCCAGTTCGTCTTTGACACCTTATCGTCATTTGGTGGTTTGGAGATTTCCCGACCGACAAAAACGAGTGTCATGGCGAGACTAAAGGGTGCACATCCTGGAGCGGTATTGGCCATCCGCGCGGATATGGATGCATTGCCGATTACGGAGGAGAACACCTTTGAGTTCGCGTCAAGTGAGCCCGGGAAGATGCACGCCTGCGGTCACGACGGGCACACAGCCATGTTGCTTGGGACAGCGAAAATTCTCTCGCAAATGTCTGACAGCATCCACGGAGAGGTTCGATTCATTTTTCAGCATGCGGAAGAACTATTTCCCGGCGGAGCGCAGCAAATGGTCGACGCAGGTGTGATGGAAGGGGTCGATGAGGTCATTGGCATTCATCTCATCTCTCTCATTCCCGTGGGCAAGGTTGTTGTCAAATCAGGCCCGTTCATGGCAGCACCGGATACGTTTCATATCACCATCCGGGGCAAGGGAGGACATGCTGCGCAACCGAACCAGTGTGTCGATCCGCTCGTGATTGGCGCACAGGTTGTCGTCAACTTGCAGCATATCGTGTCTCGGAACGTCGACCCGCTCGATCCGCTCGTCGTGTCGGTGACCCAGTTCCATGCCGGCACTGCAACCAACATCATTCCCGACACCGTCGAACTCGCGGGAACAGTCAGATCGTTCAAAGCGGAACTGCGTGTAGAGGTGCCGCAGTTGATGGAGCGGATCGTGAAAGGCGTCACCGAGGCCCACGATGCGACCTATGAATTCAGTTACCAACGCGGTTATCGTCCGGTCATCAACGACGAGTCGGTAACGGAAAAAGTGCGCAAGGCTCTAGTTGAGATTTTTGGCGAAGAGACGGTTGTCGAAGGCAAACCGGTGATGGGTGCAGAGGACTTTTCTGCCTATCAGAGTGTTGTCCCAGGCACCTTCTTTAACGTGGGTGCAGGCAATGTGGACAAGGGCATTACCTATCCGCACCATCATCCTAAATTCACAGTCGATGAAGACGCTCTGCCAGTTGGTGTAGAGTCGTTCGTAGGGATTGTTCTGAAGACGATGGGTGAATCCGTCTAA
- a CDS encoding NUDIX hydrolase encodes MSGYIMGLREIVGARPLMMPAAAVIMEDEVGRILLQHRSDNHCWGLPGGAMEMGETFEDTARREALEETGLVVGEMHLFSLHSGDKAFYEYPNGHQVYVAGAIFTSTDFTGQLRLDKDESLDLRWYGEAEIPDNLNPLDKPMIEKYLAAKAKKRAETRS; translated from the coding sequence ATGTCTGGTTACATCATGGGGCTTCGCGAAATTGTAGGAGCCAGACCGCTCATGATGCCAGCGGCTGCAGTGATTATGGAAGATGAGGTAGGAAGGATTCTGCTGCAACATCGAAGCGACAATCACTGCTGGGGGTTACCTGGCGGTGCCATGGAGATGGGTGAGACCTTCGAAGACACGGCACGCAGGGAAGCTCTTGAGGAAACAGGTCTCGTTGTGGGAGAAATGCACTTGTTCTCCTTACACTCAGGAGACAAAGCGTTTTATGAGTACCCAAATGGACATCAAGTCTATGTAGCAGGAGCGATTTTCACAAGCACTGATTTTACGGGCCAGCTTCGTCTCGACAAGGATGAAAGCCTGGATTTACGTTGGTATGGAGAAGCGGAAATACCAGACAATCTGAACCCGCTCGACAAGCCGATGATTGAGAAATATCTTGCGGCGAAAGCGAAGAAACGTGCCGAAACTAGGAGCTAG
- a CDS encoding D-2-hydroxyacid dehydrogenase family protein, with the protein MKLRCTILDDYQNAALSMADWSTILSQVDVHVVREHIADEDELAAALHQSDIIVAMRERTPFRKSLLSRLPDLKLLVTTGKRNASIDVAAAVEQGVIVCGTDGSSNATSELTFALILGLAKNLLVENASLQNNGPWQTAISTDLSGSTLGILGLGRIGSQVARIGLAFGMDVVAWSQNLTGQQAASVGARLAGSKEDLLRQSDFVSIHLVLSDRTRSLIGEKELSLMKSSAYLINTSRSAIVDQSALIHALQNRRIAGAGLDVFDVEPLPQDDSFRSLPHVLATPHIGYVSKDTYRAWFPQVVENIQAYLLGSPIRQLTP; encoded by the coding sequence ATGAAACTCCGCTGTACAATCCTTGACGATTATCAAAATGCAGCACTGTCGATGGCTGATTGGTCTACTATTTTGAGCCAAGTGGATGTGCACGTTGTTCGGGAACATATTGCGGACGAAGATGAGCTCGCGGCAGCTCTTCACCAATCGGACATCATTGTTGCCATGCGTGAACGCACACCGTTTCGCAAGTCTCTGTTAAGCCGACTACCGGATCTAAAGCTGCTCGTTACAACCGGCAAACGCAACGCATCGATTGATGTTGCAGCAGCAGTGGAACAGGGAGTCATCGTGTGTGGAACGGATGGCAGTTCGAACGCCACCAGCGAGCTTACTTTTGCGCTTATTCTGGGACTTGCCAAGAATCTACTGGTGGAAAATGCGTCCCTGCAGAATAACGGCCCGTGGCAAACAGCAATCAGCACAGATTTAAGCGGCAGTACGTTGGGAATACTGGGCCTCGGACGAATCGGTAGTCAAGTAGCTCGCATCGGTCTGGCGTTTGGAATGGACGTGGTTGCCTGGAGCCAAAACCTCACAGGGCAACAGGCTGCGTCTGTCGGTGCTCGTCTCGCTGGTTCGAAAGAAGATCTACTTCGTCAAAGCGACTTCGTGTCGATTCACCTCGTTCTTAGTGATCGAACTCGCAGCTTGATTGGTGAAAAAGAACTCAGTTTGATGAAGTCCTCCGCTTATCTCATCAACACATCTCGAAGTGCGATTGTCGACCAGAGCGCTCTCATCCATGCGTTGCAAAACAGGCGCATCGCTGGTGCCGGTCTCGATGTCTTTGACGTAGAGCCGCTGCCCCAGGACGACAGTTTTCGGTCTCTACCGCATGTGTTGGCAACGCCTCATATCGGATACGTGTCAAAAGATACATATCGAGCCTGGTTTCCTCAAGTCGTCGAGAATATCCAAGCGTATCTATTGGGGAGCCCAATTCGTCAACTCACTCCGTGA
- a CDS encoding transglycosylase domain-containing protein, producing the protein MKLWLKITIFTVVTLPVVTGACAFGLMTFFKQTHINLAKLTNPPAQTIVYDGTGHVYMKIGTPPSALTYNQIPADLRNGLVATEDHAYWTGSSIDVRSIFRSLFVDITTGNATQGASTIQEQLAKIVYLNDNKTLSYKLKEIAMGVQLGHYFTKQQILAMYLDKVFLGENTVGVREAAMRYFGVDIEKHPHALTLDEAALLAGLPQAPTAYDPLLHPSAALTRRNEVLQNMQKYGYITAAQAAAAEKAPLGVKYHQISQDAWNTHPLFTNVLFDYAARNGITPQQLIQGGLKIYTTINPKVQNAVHTVFWSPNYNGDFPGPTTGTVVEGAAVFVNPQTGGILGAAGSRKQGYTRLGTDRIFSNSSPGSSIKPVMEYAPAIQSGNWTPTSILNNQVQNFGGGYVPQNWEGPSGPKKVTLQYALQESQNIASVWLLQQIGLSTGTSFAINDGIQLTKLDRQQLGVAIGGMQYGVNPVEMAQAYEPFDDNGVQVQVHLISKVVNQDGQIVFQPHLTVKNIISAATATTMTRLLEDVVAFGTGTSAQVPGWGVAGKTGTVQYSSGLTGYYNWVKNAWFDGYTPNMVGSIYIGYDTSSAQHHMTMAPLDPSANTARIFADITRLAEAGTAPQQFPVGPFPAAQGAANAALTVQNPITGLHASWNAAANGVSLTWATNSANASSFSISRSVIATPGSGAGSNAGGGSGAGSGSGAGGGSGTGSGSGSGTATGAGSGSGSPIQIGSTNQNSYLDQSVQPGGTYQYQVQALDANGVPLANPQSVTFTVPGGPPPGSGGGQNSGGGSAGGTHNTTGGSGSGSAGGSGTQNSTGSGTGNSTSTGTGGNSGNPTGNSTGHSTGNPTGNSTGNSTSQSTSNSASNSTRKSIGGK; encoded by the coding sequence ATGAAACTCTGGCTAAAAATCACCATTTTTACCGTCGTGACCTTACCTGTGGTTACCGGCGCGTGTGCGTTTGGTCTGATGACGTTTTTCAAACAAACCCACATTAACTTGGCGAAACTCACCAATCCACCGGCACAGACGATTGTTTATGACGGGACGGGTCATGTGTATATGAAAATCGGCACACCGCCCTCCGCACTTACATATAACCAAATCCCCGCAGACTTGCGAAATGGCCTTGTCGCGACGGAAGACCATGCATACTGGACCGGATCGAGCATCGATGTCCGGTCAATTTTCCGGTCTCTCTTCGTCGACATCACAACGGGGAACGCCACTCAGGGTGCAAGCACCATTCAAGAGCAATTGGCGAAGATTGTGTATCTGAATGACAACAAGACCCTGTCCTATAAATTGAAGGAAATTGCCATGGGTGTGCAGTTGGGTCATTACTTTACAAAACAGCAAATTCTGGCTATGTACCTCGATAAGGTGTTTTTGGGCGAGAACACCGTTGGGGTCCGCGAAGCCGCGATGCGCTATTTTGGCGTGGACATCGAAAAACATCCGCATGCGTTGACCCTGGATGAAGCTGCACTATTGGCGGGCCTGCCCCAAGCACCGACCGCGTACGATCCGCTGCTTCACCCATCCGCCGCCCTCACGCGGCGAAACGAAGTCCTCCAAAACATGCAAAAGTACGGCTACATCACCGCTGCACAAGCCGCAGCCGCGGAAAAGGCTCCGCTCGGAGTCAAATATCATCAGATATCCCAGGATGCGTGGAATACCCACCCACTGTTTACCAACGTGTTGTTTGACTATGCGGCGAGAAACGGCATTACCCCTCAGCAACTGATACAAGGCGGGTTGAAGATTTACACAACGATTAATCCAAAGGTTCAAAACGCGGTTCACACAGTGTTTTGGAGTCCAAACTACAACGGAGATTTTCCTGGTCCCACCACAGGCACGGTGGTTGAAGGCGCCGCAGTATTTGTGAATCCGCAAACCGGCGGCATTCTCGGAGCTGCAGGTTCTAGGAAACAGGGGTACACAAGGCTTGGAACGGATCGTATCTTTAGCAATAGTTCTCCCGGCTCGTCAATTAAGCCCGTGATGGAATATGCGCCGGCGATTCAGAGTGGAAACTGGACCCCCACTTCAATTCTGAACAATCAGGTGCAAAATTTTGGTGGCGGCTATGTGCCGCAAAACTGGGAGGGTCCGAGTGGTCCAAAGAAAGTGACGCTCCAATACGCTTTACAAGAGTCGCAAAATATCGCTTCTGTATGGCTTTTGCAACAAATTGGGCTCAGTACGGGAACGAGCTTCGCAATAAATGACGGAATTCAACTGACGAAATTGGATAGGCAGCAGTTAGGGGTCGCTATTGGCGGTATGCAGTACGGCGTCAATCCAGTCGAGATGGCCCAGGCCTACGAGCCGTTTGATGACAACGGCGTGCAAGTGCAAGTCCACTTAATCTCCAAGGTTGTTAATCAGGATGGACAAATTGTATTCCAACCGCACCTGACCGTGAAAAACATCATATCGGCCGCTACCGCAACGACGATGACACGGCTGCTGGAGGATGTTGTCGCCTTTGGTACCGGTACATCCGCTCAGGTACCTGGGTGGGGCGTTGCCGGTAAAACCGGGACGGTTCAGTACAGCTCAGGGTTGACCGGTTATTACAATTGGGTAAAAAATGCATGGTTCGACGGGTACACACCAAATATGGTCGGTTCCATCTACATCGGCTATGACACCTCGTCCGCGCAGCACCACATGACCATGGCACCGCTTGATCCGTCGGCCAATACCGCGAGAATCTTCGCAGACATCACGCGGCTAGCGGAGGCAGGAACGGCACCGCAGCAGTTCCCCGTGGGCCCCTTCCCTGCTGCTCAAGGGGCGGCGAATGCTGCGCTCACCGTGCAAAATCCGATTACTGGATTACACGCCTCGTGGAACGCTGCAGCAAACGGGGTGAGTCTTACATGGGCAACCAATTCGGCGAATGCCTCCAGTTTCTCCATCAGTCGCAGCGTGATTGCAACGCCCGGCTCAGGAGCGGGATCAAATGCCGGCGGAGGTTCTGGAGCGGGGTCGGGTTCGGGCGCAGGCGGAGGTTCCGGGACTGGGTCCGGCAGCGGATCCGGTACGGCAACGGGCGCTGGGTCCGGCAGCGGCTCACCCATCCAAATTGGTTCGACCAATCAAAATTCCTATCTTGACCAATCGGTTCAACCGGGAGGCACATACCAATACCAGGTGCAGGCTCTTGATGCAAACGGAGTACCGCTTGCTAACCCGCAGTCCGTGACATTTACTGTGCCTGGTGGTCCACCTCCGGGCTCTGGTGGAGGTCAGAATTCAGGTGGCGGAAGCGCCGGGGGGACACATAACACAACCGGTGGGTCTGGATCGGGATCGGCAGGGGGCAGCGGTACTCAAAATTCGACGGGCAGTGGTACGGGAAATTCAACGTCAACAGGAACCGGGGGCAACTCTGGTAACCCAACCGGTAACTCCACTGGGCACTCAACGGGGAACCCAACCGGCAACTCCACTGGCAACTCGACCAGCCAGTCAACAAGCAATTCAGCTAGTAACTCGACGAGGAAATCGATTGGTGGAAAGTGA